AAAGCCATCATATATCCATAATGTCCAAAACCGGATATTTGGCCTAAAGCTATATCAGCTATCATTGATTTATGCCGAAAAGGTTCTCTTTTATAAATATTTGAAAGATGAACTTCAATTATTGGAATATCAAGTATTAATAAAGCGTCTCTTATTGCTACACTCGTATGGGTATAAGCTCCGGGATTAATAATAACTGCATCAATTTTATTTAATTCCGACTGAATTTTATCTATAATTGCGCCTTCATGATTAGATTGAAAAGTTTCAACCGCTATTCCGTAGTTTTCAGCCTTTTTTTTTATTCTATCATTTATATCTTCAAGGGTCTCTTTACCGTATATTTCAGGTTCTCTTTTCCCAAGCATATTAAGATTAGGACCATTAATAACAAGAATTTTACCAAGCTTTGATTTAGTATCCATTAATATTTAATTCCTTTATTATGGGCATCCTTCAATTTTAGTTAACACTTTTTAATTCTGGATTCCCGCCTTCGCGGGAATGACGATACAGCAGCCACGTCATTCCCGCGAAGGCGGGAATCCAGTTTAAATATCGTTTTTTAAAAAAGTGTTAACTACTTTTAATACAATTATGAAGGATGCTTTATTACGACTTTATTTTTTTAAATCATCTATAGCATCTTTATAATTATCTGATTTAAAAATAGCTGAGCCAGCTACAAACACATCAGCACCAGCTTCTGCAACTTCATTTATTGTGTTCTTATTTATGCCTCCATCAACTTGAATTAATATAGGCTTATCTTTAATCATATTTTTTAGCTGTTTTATTTTTACTATGGAGTTCGATATAAAATTTTGCCCGCCAAACCCGGGATTTACACTCATAATAAGAACAAAATCAAGATATTCGAGAACCCATTCAATAGAGGACAAAGGAGTTGAAGGGTTTAAAGCAACGCCTGCTTTAATTTTTTTTGACTCTTCTGTTTTTTTATTTGGTTTAGCTGTTTTTATGTACTCTATCGTTCTATTAAGATGAATACAAGCTTCTGCATGAACTGAAATTAAGTCCGCTCCTGCATCAACAAAATCTTGAATATATCTATCAGGATTTTCAATCATTAAATGGACATCAATGGGAAGACGTGTTGATTTTCTTACAGCTTCAACAATTAAAGGTCCTATAGTTATATTTGGTACAAAATGACCATCCATTACATCAACATGTATCCAATCAGCTCCAGCTTTTTCAACATCTTGAATTTCTTCTTTTAACCTTGAAAAATCAGCTGACAATATTGACGGTGCAATTAATTTCATTAGAGTTTCCTTATATTGTGATATTTTAATAACTATGTTCAGAAGAAGGAAATGTTTTATTTTTTACTTCTTCAACATATTGTTTCATTGCATTCCTTGATTCTTCACCTAAATTTGCATATTTTTTTACAAATTTAGCAACATGCCCCATATTTAAGCCTAAAAGATCATGCATCACTATAATTTGCCCATCACATTCTGGACCTGCTCCAATTCCTATTGTAGGAATTTGCAATGACTTTGTTATTTTTGCAGCTATTTCCGCTGGGATTCCTTCTAAAACAACTGAAAAAGCTCCAGCATTTTGGACTTCTAAGGCATCATCCATTAACTTATTTTCATTTTTTTGAACTTTATACCCTCCCATTTGATTAACAGACTGGGGCAAAAGTCCTATATGAGCTTGAACAGCGATTCCTGCCTTTGTTATGGCTTTTATTAAATGACTAACCGAAGCACCTCCTTCAAGTTT
The window above is part of the Desulfobacterales bacterium genome. Proteins encoded here:
- the aroQ gene encoding type II 3-dehydroquinate dehydratase, which translates into the protein MDTKSKLGKILVINGPNLNMLGKREPEIYGKETLEDINDRIKKKAENYGIAVETFQSNHEGAIIDKIQSELNKIDAVIINPGAYTHTSVAIRDALLILDIPIIEVHLSNIYKREPFRHKSMIADIALGQISGFGHYGYMMALDAAAEIICKNKV
- a CDS encoding ribulose-phosphate 3-epimerase, with the translated sequence MKLIAPSILSADFSRLKEEIQDVEKAGADWIHVDVMDGHFVPNITIGPLIVEAVRKSTRLPIDVHLMIENPDRYIQDFVDAGADLISVHAEACIHLNRTIEYIKTAKPNKKTEESKKIKAGVALNPSTPLSSIEWVLEYLDFVLIMSVNPGFGGQNFISNSIVKIKQLKNMIKDKPILIQVDGGINKNTINEVAEAGADVFVAGSAIFKSDNYKDAIDDLKK
- the panB gene encoding 3-methyl-2-oxobutanoate hydroxymethyltransferase, which codes for MKNKITIPALYDMKQAGNKITALTAYTYDFAGLVDESGIDIILVGDSAAMMVQGEPNTLPITMDEMIYHTRLVSKAVKRAMVIGDMPFMSYQVSEQDAIKNAGRFIKEGHANAVKLEGGASVSHLIKAITKAGIAVQAHIGLLPQSVNQMGGYKVQKNENKLMDDALEVQNAGAFSVVLEGIPAEIAAKITKSLQIPTIGIGAGPECDGQIIVMHDLLGLNMGHVAKFVKKYANLGEESRNAMKQYVEEVKNKTFPSSEHSY